ctggggcagggcggCACGGGGTGCCTGGCACTCACAGAGGCCCGAGCCCATGCGGCGGGAGATCTCCAGCAGGATGCGGGCGTAGCAGCAGACCATGatgagcaggggcagcaggaagaGGCAGGCGAAGCCCACCATGTTGTAGAGGGTCTCGTGCCAGGCCCGGGGGAAGCTGCCGCGCGTGGTGCACTGCGTGAAGTTGTGCGGGGGCTGCAGGGTGATGGTGTGGAACAGGAACAGCTGCAGACGAGAGAGGTGGGGTGGGGGTGATGGGGGTTTGTGCCTCCCGAGCCAGGGAGGGCACTGGAGGCTGAAACAGGGACCCCCGACCCACAGGGACGGACCCAGCCTCGGGGGGAATGACCAGTTACCCCCCTTGTATTGAGAGGGGCCTGGGGCACCCCCAGAgcgggcagagctgggcaaggggggCGCTGCCACAGCCACTCCATCGCCAGCTCCGCGTGCCCGTCCCACAGGGCCGTCCATCCCCTCCCTCTGGGTCACACGGCGGCACCGGCCCTGGCAGCGGGCCCGGACAGTGCCACCGCACACGGGGCCGGGCAGGGTGTCACCGGAGAGCCCGGTGGGTACCTGTGGCACGGCCAGCCCCGCGCTGAGCAGCCAGGCCGCCTGCAGCATGGCGCGGTTGCGGGCGCGGGCGCGGGCGATGGCCAGCGGGCGCAGGATGGCCGCCTGCCGGTCCAGGCTGATGACCACGGTGACGAAGGCCGAGGCGTACATGGCCAGCAGGCGCAGGTACATGAGCAGGCGGCAGGCCAGGTCGCCCGCCCGCCACTGCAGCGTGATGTTCCAGACGGCGTCGAGCGGCATGACCAGCACGGTGAGCAGCAGGTCGGCGGCGGCCAGGTGCCGCAGCAGCAGGCGGATGTGCGGGCGCCGGCCGCTGCCCCGGCCGCCCACCGCCCGCAGCAGCGCCAGGTTGCAGCCGGCCGAGAGCGCGAACAGGCCGAAGGTGACGGCCACGCGCGCCTGGGCGGCCGCAGAGAAGGTGGGCAGCCGCGGGGGCTCCTCGCCCCTCTGCTCCGGGGGGCTCCAGCCGCAGCCCCACCCGGGGGCCGCCGTGCCGGGGGGCTCCGTGCTGCTGTTCCCCACCGCCGGGCCCGGCTCTGCACGGCCCCTACCTGCCACAACAGGCAGAGGGGCAGCGGCAGCCCTGAGGGGGCTCTGGGCGGGGCAGGCCGCACTCGGCACTGTGGTCCTgtcccccagagccccctgcccagggccgCAGCGCCCACGTCGCGTCTCTGAGCTCACTTCCCTGTGTTCCATCCTTGCCTCGCTGcgtcctgctctgcctcccagcctccagcagccccCAAAGCCCCTCCGTGCCCCCAGAGATAACGGGGTccctggcacccagcagggcagaggaagaCAATGGCAGCTGACCCCAACACGCCCCCACCTCAGGCCATCACTGCTGTGCCCCTCATGATCCTGCCTGGGACGGGGACCCCACCCAGCCCAACAATGAGCCTGCAGGACCAGACACCCCATTCCCCCTGCCTCACCTGCATCCAGGGAGTCCTGCCTGGCATCCCCCagccaggccatggcagggctggtgctcaCACAGtgcccaggctctgtgctgagggctgCTGCATCTGCTCTGGGCACGAGGGGAGCGGGGCAGGTACCAGGGCAGGTACCAGGGCAGGTACTGCAGAGaggcagcacctgctgctgctgcagctgctgaggcgTGGGCGCCCTTGGCTGCTCGGAATGGTCCTTGACGTAGCCAGCAGCTCGGAACAGCACGGTCCTTCCCCTGCCACCCACAGCACACGGACACACACGTAAGCATGCGTGGTGCTCACATGGGAACGGACAGTGGGATGAGCCCCACATCTGTGGGAGAgagccccccagcccagggggtGCTGCCAGCGCcctccagctctggcactgctgctgccagggccagggaTCAGAGCACACAAGGGCTCCTTGCATTGAGGTGCAGCATTTGGGGGGCCCAGAGACGCACAGGtccctccttccagccctgtggctgccagctgctcccccaGACTGTGCTCATCCCcatggcagtgtccccatggctggAGCCCACGTCCCttcagccctggctggagagTAGGGGCTGCAGCCTAGGGGAGGGCAGGCCAGGGGGCTGCTTTACATCTCAAAGGCTTGTCTCCTCCAGTCACGCCCTTCCTCGGCCCCAGCAGAGGATATTAACTCATTAGAGAGTCCTTTCACACTCCATGGGGTTCATTAACCCCCCGCCCTTCACCCCAGACCCCAGAGCGGGGAGGATGCTCCCCTGACACATTAGCACATGGCTGCCAGGTCCCAACACCCTCCTGCTAATGGGGACCCCAGACTTCAGGGAGCCACCAAgggggtgggagcagagggtCCCCGTCACCGGCTCCTGGCCGCGTCTCCAGCCCGTGGGCTCAGGCCCACCCCCACACCGAGCTGATCCCCAAATCTGCCCCTCTCACTCTGCATGGGGggcccccacagccccagaaCTGCCAGGTGGGAAGACTGGACCTGGAGGGTGCTGGGGATCCTCAGCCCTTCCTGGCCGGGGGTCCGGCCCCAGGACAAGGGGAGCGCTCCTCTTGATActcccccaggctgctcccccagctggctgcccctcagcccccagccctgcagcccagcgAGCAGAGCCAGGCATGGCTCTCCTGGGCATGCCAAGCCCCATTCGGTGCCCAGCTCCTGAACAGCCACACGGACACTCAGAGAGGGCACAAGGGTTTATTCACATCCAGCCGCGCCCGGCGCGTCCAGCACGGCTCCAGGCTCCCACGGGCagcttgttcctgcagctgccccaaGGGCCGcgtgtccccaggctgcagggctccaGACGGGCATCGCGGCTGCGCCAGGCCCGGGGACTCGCCCGGgtcagtgccagggctgtgctgggagcagagcctccagcagcGAGAGCAGGTCCTCTGCAGAGACATCCTGGGgagagacagggacagggtgagcACCAGGACaaggggagcagcaggcagggctggggccgtgGCAGTGACAGCCCAGCCACTGCACAAGGGACTCCATTCTGTCCCCACTAATGGGATCCCCACACACACGAGGGAGGGAAGCACCAAGAAGGatggggcaggctgggggacccacctcagctcctgcacagagcagggctccCCTCTCCATTGCCTACCCCAGACAAGGCCGTTGTTACCCCAAAACCAGTTCCCGCACTGCCCCACACCAGGAGCACTGTGAGGCCGCCCCAAGGGTGTTGATCCCTGCCCCTCGCCAGCCCCATGTAGAGTCaccccagcccccagcagcacgTACCTGGGtgactgtccctgtgcccacaaactctggcagcagcagtccCGTGTCCAGGACATCACCGGGGAGATCCGGGGGGGCCCCGGCCCCTGCGGGGTGGGGAGGGGTCAGCCAGGGTGACGCAGCGGAGGTGACAGCCTTGTTCAGCGCTGAGGAGGTCCCCAGCGCGGGCAGGTACGGGGGTGGCCCCCACGTCTCCGTCTGGATGTTGGAAACCACAAGAACCTCTGGAGGGGTCCCGGTTGCAGGGATGTAGGAGGGAGACCCCCAGGTCTCCATGGCGATGTTGGGACCCCCGAGTGCCTCTGGGAGGGTCCCTGCAGCAGGGGTGTAGGGCGGTGACCCCCAGGTCTCTAGGCCCAGCTCCGGAGCCCCAGGCACCTGCGGGGCCGTGCccgcagcagggctgcagagcgGCGACCCCCAGGGACCCGTCCCGAGGCCGGGGGCCCCGTGCGGCTCCGGGGGCATCCCCGCCacggcagcagagccccagcccgcGGCGCCGGGCGGCGAAGCACCGCGGGGCTCCGCGTCCCGGCAGCAGCCCAGGCCccggggacacaggggacagtgtCGGGGGGCCGGCGCGCCGCGGCCGAGCCCCAGCAGGGCGGACAGGTGGGCGATGTAGCGCGTGGCGAGGCGCAGGGTCTCGATCTTGGTGAGGGTCTGCCCGGCGGGGGCCAGCGCGGGCGGCAGGTAGTGCCGCAGCCGCAGCAGGGCCTGCGCCAGCCGCCGCATCCGCAGCTTCTCCCGCTCGCTGGCGCTCTGCCGCGGGagccccgccgccgcgccgccccgcaGCGCCCTCCTGCCCCGGGGGCGGCTGCCGTGCCCGCGGCGGGGCCCCCGGGCCGCGGCGGGGGACGCGAGTCCGCACGAGTCGGGCGATGCCGcgggagagctgctgctgtagcCGTGCGGGTCCGCGGCGCCGCGCTCGGCCCAGGcctgcggcggggcggcgggcaGCGTGCCGTGGGCCATGGCAGCGCCGAGGCAGGCCGGAGTGCCGGCGGCTCCGGGCGCCCGCCTTTATGCCGGCCCGGAGGTGTGAGGAGGCACCTCGGCGGCCGCAGCAGCGGCAGCACTTCAAAGGCCGGGGGGCCGGGGGGGCCCGGCGCGGCTGTGAACGCGGGGTGACGAATTTCACCCCAGAGGTGTGAAGCGGCTCGGTGCTGCCCCTCGGGCccgcgcggggcgggggccggcGCTGGGACCCACCCGGGAGCTGCAGCGGGGCCTCACGGGCTCTGCCGGGGCAGCTGCAGCGGGGTCTCGGCACGGGGGGGCACGGGGTGCCCCGGGCCGCTGTGGGGCTCTCGTGGGGCTTCGGTGCGGTTTGCAGTGGGTCAGCGGTGGCGTGTGCCCGCGTCTCCCTCCGCTGCCCCTGTGGCTCCGTGGGACACCCCCAGCCGGTTTGGGGGTGCgggtgtcccaccggcccctGGCGGACCCTCGGGCCGGTGCCGGCAGTGGCCGGGGAGCCCCTCGGGCGGGTGcggagggccggggctgggaggAGCCCCCCCGGCGCGTTCCCAGGCCCCGCAGGTGTCGGCCGGCGGGTGTGAAGGTTTCCCGGGAAACGGCCCCGCCGAGGCACGGAAAATCCATCAGGGAGCAAGGGGACACGGGCATGGCACGGCACgggcccagagctgggggaCAGCCTGGTCTGGGGGTGCACGTGGGGGCACAGGACCCCCGAACTGGGTGTGCACTGGCTGGCACTGTGGGGTGCAGGATCCCCCAGATGGGGTGTGCAAAGCCCTGGGAATGTGAGGGGCACAGGACCTCCGAACTGGGTGTGCACTGGCTGGCACTTCGGGACACAGGACCCCCGAATTGGGTGTGCATTGGCTGGCACTGTGGGGTGCAGGACCCCCCAATTGGGTGTGCACTGGCTGGCACTGCGGGGTGCAGGACCCCCGAACTGGGTGTGCATTGGCTGGCACTGTGGGGTGCAGGGCCCCCGAACTGGGTGTGCACTGGCTGGCACTGTGGGGCACAGGACCCCCGAACTGGGTGTGCACTGGCTGGCACTGTGGGGCACAGGACCCCCGAATTGGGTGTGCACTGGCTGGCACTGTGGGGCACAGGACCCCCGAACTGGGTGTGCACTGGCTGGCACTGCGGGGCACAGGACCCCCGAACTGGGTGTGCATTGGCTGGCACTGCGGGGCGCAGGAACCCCGAATTGGGTGTGCACTGGCTGGCACTGCGGGGTGCAGGACCCCCGAATTGGGTGTGCATTGGCTGGCACTGTGGGGTGCAGGACCCCCGAACTGGGTGTGCACTGGCTGGCACTGTGGGGCACAGGACCCCCGAACTGGGTGTGCACTGGCTGGCACTGTGGGGTGCAGGACCCCCCAGCcgggctgtgcagagccctgggaacGTGAGGGGCACAGGATCCCCACAAAGCTGGGGGCGCAGCTGAGGGGATGCAGTGGGGACACAGGACCCCCAAACCGCGTGTGCAGCGAGCAGTGCCCAGCACGGAGCCAGCCCACCCGAGGCCACCAGCCCCATGCCAGCATCCGGCCCGGTCTGGGCGCGCAGGGGTGTCCGAGGGGCGCCCCACGGCCCGGCCAGGCACGGCCCCTCCCGGCCGGCCCCCTCCTGGGCCGCATTAGCTGATGCGCTCCCGGGTAATGAGTTCTGCACCCGCCGCAGCCGCTTCCCACCTCCCTGTTTGCACAAGTGCTgcagcgcggccgggccggggcagcgccggcccTGGGGTCAGAGCCCCCGCAGCGTTGGGAAAATCTTTAGTTCTGACAAAGAGTGTCTAAGTCTTGAGAATTCCTTCAGCTTCAGCCAAAGGTGCTTAGTCCTGTATTAATGTATACAAGTGGTTATCTCAGCCTTAAATAGCGTGGGCCTGACCAACACTGGTAAGAAGATATATCTCAGCCAGACCACAGAGCTGGGATGtattcaaagaaaatattttttttttggttttggccTATTACCAAAATCAGATAATTTGAGGAATGGGGTGTTCCCGAAACAAGCACCAGAGAACCTCAAACAACCCTACTCTTATGTGAATAAGCCTCCAAAAGTGATATAAATATGCAAAGGAATTTGTGACACTGTTTAGCATACATGATGAGTTTTGGGAAATGTAATTAATAACTTACAAAGCTTTAAACTAGTCTGTTAGGCAGCTGTGGTATTGGTACTAGGAGACAtcccctgcacacccagcactgaaataaagCGATGCTACTTTCTAATACTGAACTTACAGTGTTAGAGGGTTTGACTCCCAACTTCTGGTGACAGCAGGacaccctgcagcccctgacCCCGGGAGCAGGGTGGGTTCCCCCGTCCCTTCAGCCCCTCTCAGTGGAGCAGGGTGCAGGGCCGTGAGGCAGCACGGGCAGGGCACACGACAGAGCTCAGCCAGcgcccagctcaggctgtgcccccGAGCCCCCGGAGCCCCCCAGGGCACCTCCGTGCCCGCTGGGGACCCGCCGTCCCGGAGCAGAGCCCGTGTGGTGTCCGGGGCTCGTgcttgtccctctgtccctctgggaCGGGCGCCGCTCGCAGGGACAGTGCCCGGGCTGTGCCTGGTGCAGGGTGGGCGCTGCCAAGCgcccggggctgggcacagggcaggggactGACTCTGCGGCTCGGGCTCCCGGCATCGGAAGGTCAAGGCCCGGGCTGCGCTGCGGTGCGGGGCGCTGCGGTGCGGGGATCCgccgcggggctgcggggctggcGGCACGTTAGCATCTCTCACGGCCGTGTGAATGGGTCCCCGCACACTTcccagcgccggcagcgccaATTAAGGACCGAAGGAGTCAGATCTGACACCTCTGCAAATGGGCCCCGCATTCCCAGGCTCCTGCCGCCCGCCCGGAGCGGGGCGAGGCTGGGGGAGCTCGGTACCTCCAGGTGGGCGCAGAGGCATCACCCCGCACCCCCGGCCCGAATAACGCCGGGTTACCCCCAGACACGGCCCGCAGAGCCGTGCCCAGCcagggccgggcacagcccgcGCCCCCAGCCCCTTCGGCAGAGTCCCCTGCGTCCCCTCGGGGCAGGAGCGGGGTCCGGGGGCCCCACGGAGAGCCTGAGGCACCCCCTGGATCGAGACCCTGTGCCTCACCCCCCCTACACCAGCCacctctctgccctgctgggaggcACTGTCCCCTCCGTCCCCTCTGTCCCCGGGGCCTGGGTGTGCCAGGACACGGACACGGGTGTGCTGGGGGTCACCTGCCATGGCGGGGATCCCCCCGGAGCTGCACGGGGCTCCCGGCATGGGGACGGCTGCCTGGGGTCTCCCCTCTGCACCGCAGAGGTGCCTggggctccagagctggatggAGGGTCACCCCCTACgcccctgctgcagggaccCTGCCAGAGCTTCAGAGCACTCccggctgccctgccctgcagtcTCCCCACAGATGTGCCACAGCTAATGGGgcaccttcctgctgctgcctggagcctCCCAGGGCAGGACTGACGGACACGGGGCACCACAGGATGCCCACACCTGGGTCCCAGCTGCCCTCACATCACCAGGTACCCAAAGACCctccccggcccagcccctgctcctgcaggctggggtGCAGGATGGTCCTCGTGGGGTGGGTGCAAGGTGGGCTGTCCCACAGCCGCTCGCCTCACACAGCTCGGCACCCTGGGCCCCAGCCAGGCTcacctccccagctcctgctgcagcccgtCCTGCCCAGCTGCACCCCAGCACTGTGGcgctggagctgcctgcagccctggacaCAGAGCCCACACGGGCATGGCGGcatggcagtggggctgtggggcagtggCAGAGCCATGGGTCAGTGGCACAGccatgctgcagagctgcacggGATGGGACAGACGCCAGGATCCTCCCTAAAGCcgccctgcagagctgcttccctaTTCCTCGCTGCGGGACCTGCTGGCTGCACCCCAGCACGGGCGGGCTGGGAGCACCCTTCAGCCTGCACCCCACACGCACAGCCAGGTGCTGCCCACTGCCAGCCCAACCCAGCCCGgatgtgtcccagggcccgcCCAGGCCGTCCCCAGCCTTGCTGACCCCCATCTCCCACCCGCCTGGGGGTCTCGTCCCTTCCCTGAGCCCAaaggcagctctgtccctgcagggcgGCCGTGAGGGACAgtccctcctgcctgccacagcctggccctgccccgAGCCTGCAGCACCTGCCCGGAGCAGCGCGGGCAGAGGGTCCTGTGCcagtgccccagagcagggcccagcagggGAGCTCACACGCCGCTGTCagacagaggggctggggctggcgtCAGTGAAGCCCCAGAGCCACTTAGCACCAGGCTCCTAACAGCCCGGGGGCTCACAGCCCcgggccctgcagggcccctgGCACTTCCTACCCGGTGTGTCACAGTCCCCACAGCACGGCCCCAGCCCGCAGGGTGCCCTGGAAACTGGGCAAGTTTTTATTTACTGCCCAGAGCGCACCAGCCTGGCCTCCCCTTGGCCAGACCCCGAGTTCCCCGTGCCCATCATGCAGGCGTCAGCCCATTCCTGGCAGTGCGGGGGCTGGAGTGGCCGAGGGTCCGTCCTGGAGGCCAGGGAATCACAGGCGCCTCTTATTTGGTCCGGGTCTCGCTCTCAAACCAGCTCTGCACCGCGGCCTTGTTCTCCTCCACCCACTTGATGTTAGCGCGGGTCTGCTCCAGCGCCTGCTCCAGCGCCCGCGTCCCCGACCCGAACCCGATGTCCTGGTTGTCCTCCTTGaactgctccagctgccaggcagagacagggctggagcaggcagggcagatCCCAGCACACTGCACACCCCCAGAACACCCCTGGGAGCGCTCCAGCACCACCCCAGCAcctctcagctgctccctggcaggaCCCCTACAGCCCCCAGGAGCACCCCGATGGCCTCCGTGAGCCCTCAGCAGCCCCCAACATCATCCTGACAGCCCCAGTAGCACCCTGAGAGCCcccagcaccatctcagcagcctccaggagcACCCCAACAGCCTCCAGCAGCCCATGCAGCACCCCAACAGCCCCCAGGAGCACTCTGACAGCCCTTGGGCGTCCCTGCCACCAAGAGGTGCCCAGCAGGCACCCAGCAgcctgtgacagggacagaagCCTCTTGGACCCCTGGGCTCACAAGGGGCAGGAAATCCCCTCTCaagggctgctggcacagggcagctctgccaaggCTGGGGTCCCTGGTCCCCCGGCTCCTGCCGGGCTCCAGCCTCACCTGTTGCAGCTCAAACTCTGTGGAGAAGCGCTGGGTCACAGATAAAATCAGGcgggagaaggagaaggagccgcCGCCATACCTGGGAGAGCAGAAGTGTGCTGAGCCAGGgcgaggggacaggggaggggacagtgccaccccCAAGGGGCGCGGGCAGGCAGACAGGGGTGCCCCAGCCCCCGCGGTGCTCACTGGGTGAAGAGCGTCCTCCAGTTGGCACGGATGAAGTCCCAGGCCAGGGACTGCCCCACGACGTTGCTGGCAATGCTGTTGATGGTGGAGGTGGCATCCTGCTTCCGGATCTTGGTAGGGTCGAGGGTGTACTGCAGGTACCTGGAGGGGCACGACGAGGGGctcaggggctggcaggggcagcggACACGCCGAGGGTGATGGGCTGGTGGGGACACAGCGCGGGGCCAGCCAGACCCCACACGCACCGGCTGAGGATCCAGGGGTCGGGGCTGCAGGCGAGGGCTGTGCGGAGCTTGTCGGCCTCAGACACCACACGGGCCTCCTGGAACTTCTTCCAGAGGAACTGCCAGGCATCATCCCCGCCCGTGGCCACCATGCTGCAGTAGATGGCCGAGCGCAGGTTCGGGGGGACCCTGTTGGGGTGAGAGCCGTGGGTGCCAGGAGCCCCTCGCCGTGCCCATCCCCACCCCACACACAGCACCGCGGCTTCCCAGCGCTCACGGGTTGCTGGTGCTGTTCTGCCACTGGCTCAAGTAGTTGGCAGCCAAATGCTGGCAATCGGTGACACCGTAGGAGCAGGCGGTGCTGATGGCATTGGCCTCGTTGTACCTGGGGGAGAGAGGCCGTGAGGGCTGGGGTctggcacagggcacccacCGGCCAGTGCTGGCAcgaggcagggctgtgccccctACCCAGCGCAGCCAGGGAGACCCCAGggacccagcccagccccagggtaCTCACTGGACCATCAGCAAGCTATCATTGAGGCGAGTGCTCCAGTTATTGGTGAGTTTCTTGTAGTGCTCAAAGAGAGGGGTCACCTGCTTTTTCATGTATGCCTGGGGGCAAGAGGGGGTCAGTGCCCAGTGACACTGGCAGCAGCCCCCACACCACTGTGGGGGCAATCCTGGCCCCTCACgcccagcacagggggctgGCACCACTCACCGACATGGCCCCAAAGACCTCGCTGCGGTCAAACATCAGCTTGAAGTACTTGAGGTTGGTGAGTGCAGCCTGCCAGGGCATGTATTCCGTCTCCCGGCTCAGGAACCGTGTCGTGTTCAGAGCCAAGGTCACGTCCACGTACTTGGCCCTGTCAGGGGTGACGGCAGCGTCACCTCCCCAGCctcactggcactgcccaccccGGGCACCCACCCCATGCAGCCCCTCACCCCAGTGGCACCCAGACCACCAGGCAGGGCTCACCTGGCCAGGTTAAAGGCGTCATCAATGATCTGGGCACGGTTGATCACAGGGAAGACCTGAGAGAGCAAAGTCAGTGTCTCAGGGCAGCCAGAGCGTGGTGGTGTGAATGGGgtcccaccccacagccctgagcGCCCCGTGTACCGAGTGGTTAGTGTCAAGCTGCTGGACGAGCTGATTCCAGTTCTCCTGGTTGTAATTGACACGGAAGTACCCGGTGACATTGAGGTTCAGCAGGAGCCAGTCGGGGCTGGTGAGCCTGAAGTCGTTGTTGGTGtctgggaaggggagaggaggctgtgccagagctgcacCCGCACCCGCCAGGGAGGGCCAGGCTCAGCCCCCAGCACCACTGCCTCCCTGGGAACCCCGCCCAGTGCCGTGGCAGCGGAGGCGGCAGCAGGACCCCCACTCGCGGCCAGGACATGCCATACCTGTGACTTTGGTCAGCCAGGTGTTGTTCCTGCGGCCACTGCCTGTCATCCAGGTGATGGGGACGATCCAGGTGTAGCTGCGCCATGGACAGACAGGTGGTGGGACAGGCCCTCATCCCCTGAGCCCTCAgttcccagccagccctgccacactCACTTGAAGACAGAGGGTCTGTCCACAGAAGATGTGGGGTCCAGCAGGAAATGGGCCTGGCGGAGGGCGCCGCTGCGGGTGTCGACAGTGACCACAGGGAAGCCCATCTGCAGCGTCCAGCGGTCCATGATGTTGCTGATACTGTCAGGCAGCTGGACCTTGTTCTTGTCCACCGCCTGCGGGGATGGCAGCACCGCTGGTCACCAGGGCCAGGGGCACGGCCAGCGTGGGGCACGGCCAGCGTGGGGCACGGCCAGCGCTGCAACCCTCACCCAGCACGTGGGACCCCGCCACACCTGGCAGCCCCCCGGAGCCAGggccagggatgctgcaggagcacCAGCCCCCTCCTACCTGCTGCAGATGGACCCAGAGGTCAGAGTAGATGGTGTTGCTGTACGAGAAGTTGTGGAGGTAGGACTGTGGGAGAGCACCAGGAGAGACGGGTGAGCAAGGGCAAGTCTGGGGTGTGGGACCCCCCtagagcagccaggcaggtcTCTACCACGGGATGCCCACCCTGCACTGGGCTCGCTGCCCCCCAGTACCAGCAGCACCTCACCTGCAACCCCTCCTTGAAGATGTCCTCGCTAAGGAAGCTCGAGAGCATCCGCAGCACcgatgctccctgcagggacagcaggtcAGAGAAGCCAGGGGCGCCCCAGAGTGCATCCCCACCCCAGAGCCCCCGTGCACACCTTGCTGTAGGCGATGCTGTCGAAGACTTCGCTGATCTGGGCTGGGGTGTTGATCTCCTCCTCGCGGAAGGAGAGCGGGTGGGAGCTGGCCAGGGCGTCGGTGGCCATCACAGTATGCAGCTCGTTCAGCACCATCAGGTCTTTCTGCAGAGGGGGCACCAGCACCCTGCTCAGCCCCGCTGCGCCGCCGGGCAccggggcagccctgggctgcctgctcccccgcccgcccccgcccgtCACCCTGGCACTCACAATGTTCCAGTCGGGCTCAGCAGAGTCGGCACCCAGGTACTCCACGTACGAGGCGAAGCCCTCGTTCAGCCACAGGTCGTTCCACCACCGCAGCGTCACCAAATTCCCAAACcactgcagagggcacagcactGCCTCAGCCGCCAGCCGTCAGCCAGGGCGGGGGGCCAGGGGTGCGGCAGGTACCTGGTGTGCCAGCTCGTGGGCGATGACGGTCACCACCCGCTCCTTGTTGCCGATGGAGGAGTACTCAGCATCGAAGAGCAGCGAGTTCTCCCGGTAGGTCACCAGCCCCCAGTTCTCCATGGCGCCCGCATTGAAATCGGGGAGGCCAACCTGGTCTGGGGGTGGAGGGGTCCCGTCAGTGCCCCGCTGACGGCACGCTGGACCATCGTCCCCCGTGCAGCGGGCACTCAACCCGGTGCCCCGGGCACCCCGCAGCACCCACCAGACTTGGGGAGCGGGTAGGCCGTGTTGTAATGCTTCTCAAAGAAGTTGAGGATGGGACCAGTGACTTTGAGAGCGTAGGTGCCCTGGCCCTCTTTGATGGCTTCGGGGCGGCCCCAGATGCGAATCTGGAGAGGAGAGATGCA
The Melospiza georgiana isolate bMelGeo1 chromosome 13, bMelGeo1.pri, whole genome shotgun sequence genome window above contains:
- the LOC131089049 gene encoding putative gonadotropin-releasing hormone II receptor, with translation MAWLGDARQDSLDAGRGRAEPGPAVGNSSTEPPGTAAPGWGCGWSPPEQRGEEPPRLPTFSAAAQARVAVTFGLFALSAGCNLALLRAVGGRGSGRRPHIRLLLRHLAAADLLLTVLVMPLDAVWNITLQWRAGDLACRLLMYLRLLAMYASAFVTVVISLDRQAAILRPLAIARARARNRAMLQAAWLLSAGLAVPQLFLFHTITLQPPHNFTQCTTRGSFPRAWHETLYNMVGFACLFLLPLLIMVCCYARILLEISRRMGSGLFSSRDASLRCSRNNIPRARLRMLRMSLVIVSSFILCWTPYYLLGLWHWFCPRAVEKRISPALTHVLFIFGLFNACLDPITYGLFTIPLRGGWGCPCRHGPPAQPPSPPTGSFRCSASSLPPQRAARGLGRPRGAAREPSCHRSSL
- the MESP2 gene encoding mesoderm posterior protein 2; the encoded protein is MAHGTLPAAPPQAWAERGAADPHGYSSSSPAASPDSCGLASPAAARGPRRGHGSRPRGRRALRGGAAAGLPRQSASEREKLRMRRLAQALLRLRHYLPPALAPAGQTLTKIETLRLATRYIAHLSALLGLGRGAPAPRHCPLCPRGLGCCRDAEPRGASPPGAAGWGSAAVAGMPPEPHGAPGLGTGPWGSPLCSPAAGTAPQVPGAPELGLETWGSPPYTPAAGTLPEALGGPNIAMETWGSPSYIPATGTPPEVLVVSNIQTETWGPPPYLPALGTSSALNKAVTSAASPWLTPPHPAGAGAPPDLPGDVLDTGLLLPEFVGTGTVTQDVSAEDLLSLLEALLPAQPWH
- the ANPEP gene encoding aminopeptidase N, which encodes MAGGFFISKTVGIVAIVLGLGAVATIIALSVVYAQEKNKGISDVGTSTTASPGTSTTASPGTNTSTSTSTSTTTPAPNNPWNQWRLPATLKPEFYEVSLQPFLKPDANNMYIFKGNSSVVFLCEEATDLILIHSKNLNYTMQGTFHATLQAEDGGTLPAISRTWLETPTQYLVLQLGAPLQQGKRYRLSSSFTGELADDLAGFYRSEYTDASGNKQVVATTQMQAADARKAFPCFDEPAMKANFTVTLIYPSGYKAISNMLDENTTQQEIGGEIWSVTKFYTTPRMSTYLLAFIVSQFEPVENNTGKTLIRIWGRPEAIKEGQGTYALKVTGPILNFFEKHYNTAYPLPKSDQVGLPDFNAGAMENWGLVTYRENSLLFDAEYSSIGNKERVVTVIAHELAHQWFGNLVTLRWWNDLWLNEGFASYVEYLGADSAEPDWNIKDLMVLNELHTVMATDALASSHPLSFREEEINTPAQISEVFDSIAYSKGASVLRMLSSFLSEDIFKEGLQSYLHNFSYSNTIYSDLWVHLQQAVDKNKVQLPDSISNIMDRWTLQMGFPVVTVDTRSGALRQAHFLLDPTSSVDRPSVFNYTWIVPITWMTGSGRRNNTWLTKVTDTNNDFRLTSPDWLLLNLNVTGYFRVNYNQENWNQLVQQLDTNHSVFPVINRAQIIDDAFNLARAKYVDVTLALNTTRFLSRETEYMPWQAALTNLKYFKLMFDRSEVFGAMSAYMKKQVTPLFEHYKKLTNNWSTRLNDSLLMVQYNEANAISTACSYGVTDCQHLAANYLSQWQNSTSNPVPPNLRSAIYCSMVATGGDDAWQFLWKKFQEARVVSEADKLRTALACSPDPWILSRYLQYTLDPTKIRKQDATSTINSIASNVVGQSLAWDFIRANWRTLFTQYGGGSFSFSRLILSVTQRFSTEFELQQLEQFKEDNQDIGFGSGTRALEQALEQTRANIKWVEENKAAVQSWFESETRTK